In Fortiea contorta PCC 7126, one genomic interval encodes:
- a CDS encoding glycosyltransferase family 4 protein — translation MRVLHILNHVQEIGNGIVNVAVDLACIQAKNGHDVAVASSGGEYEALLARYGVQHFSLDQTRTPIKLIKATWRYRKIIKQFQPDIVHAHMMTGVVLGRILKASSVYALISTVHNEFQRSAVLMGLADRVIAVSHAVAQSMIQRGIPAQRLRVVANGTLGSVRTRSLEQYRPAQLQRPAITTVAGMYKRKGIAELISAFTEIATDFPQTHLYLVGNGPDRTIFEAQAQNSGVSDCIHFEGFQPEPQSYMLATDIFVLASHRDPSPLVIPEAREAGCAIVASNVDGIPEALDHGKAGLLVQPADNHALAIALRELLSSPEVLQRWKQQATHNLERLSVARVNQETLAIYQEFNPDKLSTDDQHIRN, via the coding sequence ATGCGTGTACTACATATTTTAAACCACGTCCAAGAAATTGGTAACGGCATCGTTAACGTCGCTGTTGATCTAGCTTGTATACAAGCAAAAAACGGTCACGATGTCGCTGTAGCTTCATCTGGGGGAGAATATGAAGCATTACTAGCCCGCTATGGAGTCCAACATTTTTCATTGGATCAAACGAGAACGCCAATCAAATTAATCAAAGCTACTTGGCGCTATCGAAAAATCATCAAACAATTTCAACCAGATATTGTCCATGCACATATGATGACAGGAGTGGTATTAGGCAGAATCTTGAAAGCTTCCTCTGTCTATGCGCTCATCTCCACAGTACATAACGAATTCCAGCGCAGCGCCGTCCTCATGGGTTTAGCCGATCGCGTCATCGCCGTTAGCCATGCTGTCGCCCAATCAATGATACAGCGAGGTATCCCCGCCCAAAGATTGCGAGTGGTAGCCAATGGCACTCTAGGTAGCGTCCGCACTCGCAGTTTAGAACAGTATCGACCAGCACAACTGCAACGCCCAGCGATTACCACTGTCGCTGGGATGTATAAACGTAAAGGAATTGCCGAATTAATCAGTGCTTTTACGGAAATTGCGACCGATTTTCCGCAAACACATCTTTATCTTGTGGGAAATGGCCCTGATAGGACAATATTTGAAGCCCAGGCGCAAAATAGCGGCGTCAGCGACTGCATCCATTTTGAAGGCTTCCAGCCAGAGCCACAAAGTTATATGCTAGCCACAGATATTTTTGTCCTCGCTTCCCACCGGGATCCCTCACCCCTGGTAATTCCTGAAGCCCGCGAAGCCGGTTGTGCGATCGTCGCCAGCAACGTAGACGGAATTCCCGAAGCATTAGATCACGGAAAAGCAGGTCTGTTAGTCCAACCTGCAGATAATCACGCCTTAGCGATCGCTCTGAGAGAATTACTCAGTAGTCCCGAAGTATTGCAGAGATGGAAACAACAAGCTACACATAACCTTGAGCGCTTAAGTGTAGCCCGTGTCAATCAAGAAACCTTAGCAATTTATCAAGAGTTCAACCCAGACAAATTATCAACCGACGATCAACATATCCGCAACTGA
- a CDS encoding type II toxin-antitoxin system VapC family toxin, with translation MSLVLIDTDIASFIFKGSDYADPYQPLLSGQQLALSFMSVAELFQWAILRQWGDRRLTQLEQYLSNYLIIPVDQPLCQEWAEVRAYRQSVGRPISPQDAWIAATSIRYDLPLVTHNIKDFLEIPNLRLITPSS, from the coding sequence ATGAGTCTTGTTCTGATTGATACTGATATTGCTTCCTTCATTTTCAAAGGTAGTGATTATGCCGACCCTTACCAGCCACTTTTGAGTGGTCAGCAATTGGCATTGTCATTCATGAGTGTCGCTGAACTATTTCAGTGGGCAATCTTACGTCAGTGGGGCGATCGTCGTCTCACCCAATTAGAACAATACCTCTCGAATTACCTGATTATTCCAGTGGATCAACCTCTTTGTCAAGAATGGGCAGAGGTTCGTGCATATCGACAAAGCGTGGGACGACCAATTTCGCCCCAAGATGCGTGGATTGCTGCAACGTCCATACGCTACGACTTACCGTTAGTCACTCACAACATCAAAGACTTCCTAGAAATTCCTAATCTACGGCTTATTACCCCGTCATCCTAA